One genomic segment of Pseudomonas sp. p1(2021b) includes these proteins:
- a CDS encoding DUF2513 domain-containing protein codes for MRLDKELVRDILLAVEAHDDPQGWMELSIEGRSSEEVSYHVMLLDEAGLVSGIDLGSIGHFEWQPRRLTYKGHEFLDSVRDPEIWRRTKEGAETAGVAGLGFLVELGKAYCKQMLQDKLGLSLS; via the coding sequence ATGAGGTTGGACAAAGAGCTTGTACGGGACATTCTCCTTGCCGTCGAGGCCCACGATGACCCGCAAGGATGGATGGAGCTGAGTATCGAGGGGCGCTCAAGCGAAGAGGTATCCTATCACGTCATGCTGCTCGACGAAGCTGGTTTGGTTTCAGGTATCGATCTCGGATCTATTGGCCATTTTGAATGGCAGCCAAGACGGCTGACCTACAAGGGCCATGAGTTCCTTGACTCGGTTCGAGATCCAGAGATCTGGCGCAGAACAAAGGAAGGGGCGGAGACGGCTGGTGTCGCGGGCCTGGGCTTCCTGGTTGAGCTTGGGAAGGCGTATTGCAAGCAGATGCTCCAAGACAAGCTTGGTTTGAGCTTGTCCTGA